In Cyclobacteriaceae bacterium, the DNA window GCCCCATTGATCCTTCTCCCAGCACCTCAAGTGTTACACCCTGACGAATATCACTTTGAGAATTGCCATCGATCAATAGAGAAACTTCTGCATGGCTCATCATATTGATGAAACCAGGAGCGACGGCTAATCCTCTCGCATCCGTTTCTATCGTACCTATCGCGCCAGACAGATCACCAATAAAAGCAACGGTGTCTGCATTAACACCTATATCTGAAACGACTCCTGGGTTTCCTGAACCGTCATAAACAGTCCCTCCTTTTATGATAAGGTCATACTTTTTCTTTTGACAGGAGCAGAACATCACAGTTAAGACAAGGAGCAAGAATAGAGGTTTCATATGGATTCATTTGAGGTGAATGAAGATAGTGAATATTATAATGAATTTGAAGGTTCAGGATTTGAAGATTCGCGAAGCTCATGTAATTTTAGTGCTATGCCATCTTCTGTCAAGTTCAAAACACGCATCAAGCCTCTTGAGCATTTAAAGATGTCTTACATAGAGGTGTCAAAAGCGATAGTCGAAAAACTTGGAGGTAATTTTAAACTTCGGCTAATCTGTACCGTGAATAAAACAGTATCATGGCAATGTGGACTGGTTGCTCTCAAACAAGGAAGTGCATACATAAGTCTCAATAAAAAGATATTAAAAGAACTGAATGCCGAAGTTGGAACCGAGATCAACGTTACACTGGTAAAAGATGAGAGTAAGTATGGCATGGAGATGTCAGCGGAATTGAAAAGTTTACTGAAACAGGATAAAGAAGGCAGCCGACGGTTTCATATGCTCCCAATGGGCAAGCAGAGATACATCATTTACTATGTATCTCAGGTCAAAGTCAGTCAGCTCCGTATTGACCGTGCTATTAGGCTTATTGAGAATTTAAAGAAGACCTTAGAAGGCAAAGAGAGCTTCCGTGAGATTGTCGGAAAGAAAAATTAGGCAATTAAATTCCCTGTTAAAATAAGAAGAGGACGCATCGCAATTCCATCACATCAAAGGAGAAAAATTTTGTATTTTTGCGCCCTAATTTCTTTAAAAAGCCATGATTGCTGCCAATAACGTATCTCTTCAGTTTGGAAAACGCGTGCTGTTCGATGAGGTGAACCTGAAGTTCGTCAACGGAAATTGCTACGGAGTCATCGGTGCAAACGGTGCCGGCAAGTCGACCTTTTTAAAAATCCTTGCAGGGGACATTGATCCCACCAGAGGAAGCGTGAGTATCGACCCTGGAAAAAGGATGGCTGTACTGAGACAGAATCATTATGAATTCGATGAAGTTCCTGTGCTGGATACTGTAATGATGGGCCATGGGAAATTGTGGAGCATCATGCAGGAAAAAGATGCTATCTATGCCAAGCCAGATTTCTCTGAAGCCGATGGAATTCGCAGTTCCGAACTCGAAGGTGAGTTTGCAGAAATGAATGGCTGGAATGCACAATCAGATGCAGCTGCACTTTTAAGTGGCCTTGGAATCACAGAAGATGATCACACTAAACTTCTTAAAGAGCTAAGTGGAAATTTAAAAGTGCGAGTACTCCTTGCACAAGCTATTTTCGGAAATCCTGACATTCTTATTCTGGATGAGCCTACCAATGATCTTGATCTTAAGACGATCACCTGGCTTGAGGATTTTCTATTGGAATTCAAGAACACCGTCATTGTAGTATCTCACGATCGTCACTTTTTGGATACCGTTTGTACACACATAGTTGATATCGATTTCAATGCAGTAAAATTATATACCGGAAATTATTCCTTTTGGTATCAATCCAGTCAGCTTGCATTGGCTCAACGTTCATCTGCAAATAAAAAAGCAACTGAAAAGAAAGCGGAGCTTCAGGAGTTTATTGCCCGCTTCAGTGCAAACGCATCAAAATCAAGACAGGCAACCAGCAGAAGAAAATTACTTGAGAAGATCAATGTTGATGATATTCAAGCCTCAACAAGAAGATATCCAGCAATTATTTTCCAACAAGCTCGTACCGCAGGTGATCAGATTTTGCAGATTGAAAATCTGAGTGCCTCTGGCAATGGGTCAGTACTATTCAAAAACCTTGATCTCTTTGTAAACAAGGGTGAAAAGATCGCCGTTCTCAGCAAAGACAGCCAGGCAGTAACTGCCTTATTTCAAATCCTTTCCAGGGAGCAAAGACAAGATGCGGGAGAATTTAAATTTGGTCAAACCATAACAACAGCTTCTCTTCCATCCAACAATGAGGCCTATTTCAAATCAGATGAAAATCTTGTGGATTGGCTTCGGCAATTTGCCGCCGAGGAGAATAAAGATGAGGTTTATATTCGTGGATTTCTTGGCAAGATGCTTTTCTCAGGAGAAGAAGTATTCAAAAAATCATCGGTACTTTCAGGAGGAGAAAAAATGCGGTGCATGATCTCACGCATGATGCTTGCCCAGGGGAACCTTCTAATTTTGGATGAACCAACCAATCATCTTGATCTGGAATCCATCACTGCATTTAACAATGCATTGAAAGATTTCCCAGGCACTGTGCTGTTTACTTCTCACGATCACGAGTTTACCCAGACTGTAGCCACTCGTATCGTGGAAATTTCACCCAATGGATTTATCGACAAGCTGATGACTTACGATGAATATATTGAAAGCGAGAGAGTCGCGGAGCAAAAGGAAGCTCTTTATGCTTAAACCAATCTGAATTATTTTCTTATTCTGCCACATCGCATAAAAAGCGGGAATCTAATTTCCACTTTTTCAGATTTCCATAATGGCCTTATCTTTCTTATCAGATCCTCTACCGGATCCATCTGATTGACCTGGACATATTTCTGAACCGATGACCAAGTTGACAAGTATCCCTGTAATTCAGAAATCGTCCATGAGAATTTAAATGAAAACTCTGGACAACTGATCTCATCTTTTAAGAAGGGAATTGTTTTATAATGCTGATCCACCAGCTTTCTTTCTGAATCCCAATAAGGTCCAATGATATTCACATAAAAATCCAGGACAAGTTCGTCAATGGGTTTGTCGATTTTCAATAGACTATATCCCCATACTGCCAATAATGCGTCTTGCTTTCCCACACGCTGAACTTCTTTATAAAATTCATCAATATTAAACCAGTGAATAGCTTGCCCCACAGTAATAAGATCAAAAACCGAATCTTTAAATGGAGTTCTTTCAGCAGCTGACACTGAGTAATCTATATCAGGACCTTTTAAAGCCTTCTCTATCTGTTTGACGCTACTGTCGGTGGCTTTTACATTTTTAAAGTATGGTGCCAGATCCCTTGCGACTTGTCCGTTGCCTGTTCCACAATCCCATGCGCATTCTTTCAGCTTTACATTGCTGAGAATAAAATCATAAAGTTCTTTTGGGTATGTCGGACGAAAAGCGGCATAACAGCTGGCTTGCTTTGAGAATAGGTCTTTCATTTTTTATTTTTCTTCCACCCAGGGCCTCTCACCGCACGACCTGGTTTTTCTCCAGTATGTTCGCCATCTTTTAAAACCTGAATACCATTAACAAACACATGAATCATTCCTGTGGAATATTGATGCGGGTTTTCAAAAGTCGCGTGGTCCTGAATTTTTTCTGGATTGAACACTACAACGTCTCCAAAGTTTCCAGGTTTCAATGCTCCCCTCTTTTTTATTTTTAAATGGACTGCAGGAAGAGTGGTCATTCTTCTGATTGCTTCCTGAAGAGTCAAAAGTTTCTCGTCACGAACATATTTTCCAAGCACTCGTGGAAAGGTCCCGTATGCCCTGGGATGAGTACCTTTGTCTGTGAAATTTGGTGTCAAAGCAATGGCGCCGGCATCTGTTCCGAAACTCACATAAGGCTGCTGCAGCATCCTGTTCATGTTTGATTCGGAGATAAGAAAATAAACCGCACCGATGGATGATTGATCCGCCAGCAACAGATCAAGCACCGTTTCATCAGCATTCTTTCCATGAAGCATTGCCACCTGGTCAAGGCGCTTACCTTTGTAAAGAATATTAAGTGAGTCTTTCTTAAAATTCAATAACATAACATCCCTTGCGTCAGAATTTTTTGAGGGAATTCCATTTTCCATTTCATATAATATTCTTTTCCTCAGATCGGGCTTCCGAATTCTTGCACGGAGTTCAACAATTCCTCCCTCTTGTGCCCATATTGGAATTCTTTCCTTTAAACCAGTAGCACTTGCAGCGTATGGATAAATATTGGCCGTAATGTTCAATCCCCTTTTCTGAGCACTGTCTATTTTAAAAAGAACAGCATCGATCTTTGGCCAGTTACGCTGCTGATTGATCTTAAGATGATAAATTTCTGCGGGTAGTTTTGCATCCTTGGAAATTCTGATGACCTCATTGATGGCTTCAAGAACTTTATCACTCTCACTTCTCATGTGTGTGATGTACATCCCATTATATTGAGAGGCGATCTTACATAATTCAATCAGCTCTTCTGTGGTCGCAAATGTAGCGGGAGCATAGATCAGTGAAGAGCCAATCCCCATCGCACCCTCTTCCATTGCCTGCTTCACGAGATTCTTCATCTGAATCATTTCGACAGCAGTCGGCTTTCTGTTCTGTTGACCAATAACGTAATCACGGATTGTGGTTGCTCCGACGAACGATGCAACGTTGGGACTAATCATTTCTTTTTCGAGATGTTCAAAGTACCCATTGAGGGTTGTCCAGAGTTTGCTTCCCGGCTTTCTCTTTCGTGGTCCTGGACTTAATCCTTCACCAAAAACTTCAAGAGTGATTCCTTGCTTAATGTCGCTGACACCTTTTCCATCCTCCAGCAAGGTTCCATCAGCCCAACTCAGCATATTAATGAATCCAGGAGCAACCGCTAGTCCGGTTGCATCAATTTCTTTTTTTGCTTTTTTTGAAGACAGATCACCAATGGCGGCGATTGTATCAGCATTGATCGCTATGTCAGTTACAATTGGATTTCCACCGTAACCATCATAAACAGTTCCATGCCTGAGTATTAAATCGTATTCGATTGTTTGCGCAAAGCAAGCTGCCCCACTGCAAAGATTTACTAAGAGGAAAAATAATCTTCGGGACATAAAGGCAAAATACCCTATTGCTCTGAGCGCAGCAAAAGATCGAGTAATTCTTTATAAAGTTTTGCAGCAAGCATTGCGGTAATTCCGGATGGATCGCGTATTGGATTAAACTCAACAAGATCCGCTCCTATGACGGTTGGTGAAAGATTCTGAAGTATGGAAATAACCTCTCTCGAGGAAAGTCCTCCTGGCTCATGATGAGAAACTCCTGGCGCAAAAGCAGGATCGATAGCGTCAATATCAAGGGAAACATATACCGGCCCTCTGAAGTTAAAGCGATGCTGTGGGTTAAAATTTTTCATATGAATAACTTCAACCCCATACTTCTCGGCCTGTTCCCGCTGGTGCTGACTCATGGTCCGAATTCCAACCTGAACCAATCTTGTAGCAAGTCCTTCCTCCATAATCCGGGCAAAAGGGCTTGCATGAGAAAATCTATTGCCTTCGAAATTCTCATAAAGATCGGGATGTGCATCAATATGAAGAATGGTTAAGTCTTTGTATTTGCTGGCAACTCCTCTTATAATAGGGTAAGTAATGGAGTGATCACCTCCAAGGGAGAGAATTTTGTCATAATTCGAAAGCACTTCCTTAACTGCACTGGTAATAACATCAGAGAAATGAGTATTCTCTGAAAAATTCAGAGGCCCGAGATCCTTTACGCCAGAATGACTCTTCAAGTCAATAAAATTCTCTGAGAAATAATTTGCTGAGTCAGAATGAAATGCTTCACGAATTTTGGAAGGCGCAAGGGCAGGCCCCTTGAGAAAAGATGAATTTGAATCGAAAGGAATATCCAGCGTTGCAATCATAAGATATTTAGTGAGAGTCTCTCGTTACTTTACTTCCTGATCCGCCCACCAAAAAATCAAGATCAGCACCTTTGTCTGCCTGCTGTACGTGATTGACATAAAGATTAACATAACCCCGCTCAACCACCTGTTCAGATTTTTTCCATAAGGATCTTCTTCTTGCCAGTTCCTCCTCCGAAACATCAAGTTGAATGAGTCTTTTCTTCACATCAAGCTCTATCATATCTCCATTCTTAACGAGGGCAAGATCTCCACCAATGGCAGACTCCGGTGAGACGTGAAGAATAACGGTGCCAAATGCAGTGCCGCTCATTCTTCCATCAGAAATTCTGACCATATCAGTAATTCCTTTATCAAGCAATTTTTTAGGCAATGCCATATTCCCAACTTCCGGCATTCCAGGATAGCCAACAGGGCCTACTGATTTCAACACCATCACACATGTTTCATCAATGTCCAGATTGGGATCATTCACACGCGCATGGTAATCTTCGATATTTTCAAATACAACTGCACGTCCCCTATGCTGCATGAGCGCTGACGTTGCTGCGGATGGCTTCATAACAGCACCGTTGACAGCAAGATTTCCTTTAAGGACTATTATGCCCGCCTCCTTGATAAGAGGCTGATCATAGGAAGTAATAACTTCATGATTATAGCATTCACATCCTGCCTTAACATTTTCCGCATGTGACCTGCCGGTTACTGTAACGGCGTTCATATGAAGTTGAGCCTTCAGTTCATTTATGATAACAGGTAATCCTCCAGCATAATAAAAATCTTCCATGAGAAACTTTCCGGAAGGCATAAGATTTAACAGCAAGGGAATGCGACTTCCAAGCTTATCAAAATCCTCAAGATCAAGCTTAACTCCAATTCGACCGGCAATAGCAGTAAGATGAATTATAAAATTTGACGATCCTCCAACGGCTGCATTTACCTTAATAGCATTTTCAAACGCTTCACGTGTCAATATTTTTGA includes these proteins:
- a CDS encoding DUF1905 domain-containing protein; the encoded protein is MPSSVKFKTRIKPLEHLKMSYIEVSKAIVEKLGGNFKLRLICTVNKTVSWQCGLVALKQGSAYISLNKKILKELNAEVGTEINVTLVKDESKYGMEMSAELKSLLKQDKEGSRRFHMLPMGKQRYIIYYVSQVKVSQLRIDRAIRLIENLKKTLEGKESFREIVGKKN
- a CDS encoding ATP-binding cassette domain-containing protein, with the translated sequence MIAANNVSLQFGKRVLFDEVNLKFVNGNCYGVIGANGAGKSTFLKILAGDIDPTRGSVSIDPGKRMAVLRQNHYEFDEVPVLDTVMMGHGKLWSIMQEKDAIYAKPDFSEADGIRSSELEGEFAEMNGWNAQSDAAALLSGLGITEDDHTKLLKELSGNLKVRVLLAQAIFGNPDILILDEPTNDLDLKTITWLEDFLLEFKNTVIVVSHDRHFLDTVCTHIVDIDFNAVKLYTGNYSFWYQSSQLALAQRSSANKKATEKKAELQEFIARFSANASKSRQATSRRKLLEKINVDDIQASTRRYPAIIFQQARTAGDQILQIENLSASGNGSVLFKNLDLFVNKGEKIAVLSKDSQAVTALFQILSREQRQDAGEFKFGQTITTASLPSNNEAYFKSDENLVDWLRQFAAEENKDEVYIRGFLGKMLFSGEEVFKKSSVLSGGEKMRCMISRMMLAQGNLLILDEPTNHLDLESITAFNNALKDFPGTVLFTSHDHEFTQTVATRIVEISPNGFIDKLMTYDEYIESERVAEQKEALYA
- a CDS encoding class I SAM-dependent methyltransferase; its protein translation is MKDLFSKQASCYAAFRPTYPKELYDFILSNVKLKECAWDCGTGNGQVARDLAPYFKNVKATDSSVKQIEKALKGPDIDYSVSAAERTPFKDSVFDLITVGQAIHWFNIDEFYKEVQRVGKQDALLAVWGYSLLKIDKPIDELVLDFYVNIIGPYWDSERKLVDQHYKTIPFLKDEISCPEFSFKFSWTISELQGYLSTWSSVQKYVQVNQMDPVEDLIRKIRPLWKSEKVEIRFPLFMRCGRIRK
- a CDS encoding D-aminoacylase, whose translation is MSRRLFFLLVNLCSGAACFAQTIEYDLILRHGTVYDGYGGNPIVTDIAINADTIAAIGDLSSKKAKKEIDATGLAVAPGFINMLSWADGTLLEDGKGVSDIKQGITLEVFGEGLSPGPRKRKPGSKLWTTLNGYFEHLEKEMISPNVASFVGATTIRDYVIGQQNRKPTAVEMIQMKNLVKQAMEEGAMGIGSSLIYAPATFATTEELIELCKIASQYNGMYITHMRSESDKVLEAINEVIRISKDAKLPAEIYHLKINQQRNWPKIDAVLFKIDSAQKRGLNITANIYPYAASATGLKERIPIWAQEGGIVELRARIRKPDLRKRILYEMENGIPSKNSDARDVMLLNFKKDSLNILYKGKRLDQVAMLHGKNADETVLDLLLADQSSIGAVYFLISESNMNRMLQQPYVSFGTDAGAIALTPNFTDKGTHPRAYGTFPRVLGKYVRDEKLLTLQEAIRRMTTLPAVHLKIKKRGALKPGNFGDVVVFNPEKIQDHATFENPHQYSTGMIHVFVNGIQVLKDGEHTGEKPGRAVRGPGWKKNKK
- the speB gene encoding agmatinase → MIATLDIPFDSNSSFLKGPALAPSKIREAFHSDSANYFSENFIDLKSHSGVKDLGPLNFSENTHFSDVITSAVKEVLSNYDKILSLGGDHSITYPIIRGVASKYKDLTILHIDAHPDLYENFEGNRFSHASPFARIMEEGLATRLVQVGIRTMSQHQREQAEKYGVEVIHMKNFNPQHRFNFRGPVYVSLDIDAIDPAFAPGVSHHEPGGLSSREVISILQNLSPTVIGADLVEFNPIRDPSGITAMLAAKLYKELLDLLLRSEQ
- a CDS encoding dihydroxy-acid dehydratase, which gives rise to MPYRSSEWFGKKDKMGFIYRSWMKNQGFPEDMFDGRPVIGICNTWSELTPCNAHLRDLAESVKRGVLEAGGFPVEFPIMSLGETLLKPTAMLFRNLASMDAEESIRGNPIDGVVLLTGCDKTTPSTLMGAASVDLPTIVVPGGPMLNGKYRGKDIGSGTDVWKFTDDLTTGKMSYEDYAYAESCMSRSHGHCMTMGTASTMACMVEALGMSLSGAAAIPAVDARKKVLAQLSGRRIVEMVKEDLRISKILTREAFENAIKVNAAVGGSSNFIIHLTAIAGRIGVKLDLEDFDKLGSRIPLLLNLMPSGKFLMEDFYYAGGLPVIINELKAQLHMNAVTVTGRSHAENVKAGCECYNHEVITSYDQPLIKEAGIIVLKGNLAVNGAVMKPSAATSALMQHRGRAVVFENIEDYHARVNDPNLDIDETCVMVLKSVGPVGYPGMPEVGNMALPKKLLDKGITDMVRISDGRMSGTAFGTVILHVSPESAIGGDLALVKNGDMIELDVKKRLIQLDVSEEELARRRSLWKKSEQVVERGYVNLYVNHVQQADKGADLDFLVGGSGSKVTRDSH